A section of the Pseudomonas tritici genome encodes:
- the aspA gene encoding aspartate ammonia-lyase — protein sequence MSSAASFRTEKDLLGVLEVPAQAYYGIQTLRAVNNFRLSGVPISHYPKLVVGLAMVKQAAADANRELGQLSEAKHAAISEACARLIRGDFHEEFVVDMIQGGAGTSTNMNANEVIANIALEAMGHNKGEYQYLHPNNDVNMAQSTNDAYPTAIRLGLLLGHDALLASLDSLIQAFAAKGVEFSHVLKMGRTQLQDAVPMTLGQEFRAFATTLGEDLARLKTLAPELLTEVNLGGTAIGTGINADPRYQALAVQRLAVISGQPVVPAADLIEATSDMGAFVLFSGMLKRTAVKLSKICNDLRLLSSGPRTGINEINLPARQPGSSIMPGKVNPVIPEAVNQVAFQVIGNDLALTMAAEGGQLQLNVMEPLIAFKIFDSIRLLQRAMDMLREHCIVGITANEARCRELVEHSIGLVTALNPYIGYENATRIARIALESGRGVLELVREEGLLDDAMLDDILRPENMIAPRLVPLKA from the coding sequence ATGTCCTCCGCTGCATCATTCCGCACAGAAAAAGACCTGCTTGGCGTACTCGAAGTACCTGCCCAAGCGTATTACGGCATCCAGACCCTGCGAGCGGTGAATAACTTCCGCCTCTCGGGCGTTCCGATTTCGCATTACCCGAAATTGGTGGTCGGCCTGGCAATGGTCAAGCAAGCAGCCGCTGACGCCAACCGCGAGTTGGGCCAGCTCAGCGAAGCCAAGCACGCTGCCATCAGCGAAGCCTGTGCCCGCCTGATCCGCGGCGATTTCCACGAAGAGTTCGTGGTGGACATGATTCAAGGCGGCGCCGGCACTTCAACCAACATGAATGCCAACGAAGTCATCGCCAACATCGCGTTGGAGGCCATGGGCCACAACAAGGGCGAATACCAGTACCTGCACCCGAACAACGACGTGAACATGGCGCAGTCGACTAACGACGCCTACCCGACCGCGATCCGCCTGGGTCTGCTGCTGGGCCATGACGCGCTGCTGGCCAGCCTCGATAGCCTGATCCAGGCGTTCGCTGCCAAGGGCGTCGAGTTCAGCCACGTGCTGAAAATGGGCCGCACCCAATTGCAAGACGCCGTGCCAATGACCCTCGGCCAGGAATTCCGCGCCTTCGCAACCACCCTGGGTGAAGACCTCGCACGCCTGAAAACCCTGGCACCGGAGCTGTTGACCGAAGTGAACCTGGGCGGCACCGCCATCGGTACCGGCATCAACGCCGACCCGCGCTACCAGGCCCTGGCGGTACAACGCTTGGCCGTGATCAGCGGCCAGCCGGTCGTACCGGCCGCCGACCTGATCGAAGCCACCTCCGACATGGGCGCGTTCGTGCTGTTCTCCGGCATGCTCAAGCGTACCGCAGTGAAACTGTCGAAGATTTGCAACGACCTGCGCCTGCTGTCCAGCGGCCCACGTACCGGCATCAACGAAATCAACCTGCCGGCACGCCAGCCAGGCAGCTCGATCATGCCCGGCAAGGTCAACCCGGTCATTCCGGAAGCCGTTAACCAGGTCGCGTTCCAAGTCATCGGCAACGACCTGGCGCTGACCATGGCAGCCGAAGGCGGCCAACTGCAACTGAACGTGATGGAGCCGCTGATCGCCTTCAAGATCTTCGACTCGATCCGCCTGCTGCAACGCGCCATGGACATGCTGCGCGAGCACTGCATCGTCGGCATCACCGCCAACGAAGCCCGCTGTCGCGAACTGGTGGAGCATTCCATCGGCCTGGTCACCGCGCTGAACCCTTACATCGGCTACGAAAACGCTACCCGCATCGCACGTATCGCCCTTGAAAGCGGGCGTGGCGTGCTGGAACTGGTGCGCGAAGAAGGCTTGCTCGACGACGCCATGCTCGACGACATCCTGCGCCCCGAAAACATGATTGCCCCACGTTTGGTCCCGTTGAAGGCCTAA
- a CDS encoding alanine/glycine:cation symporter family protein has translation MLEVINDFLSGKVLIVLIVGLGGYFTIRSRFVQLRHFFHMFSVFKDSLKSSSGQLSSFQALMLSLAGRVGAGNIAGVGIAVTLGGPGAVFWMWVTALVGMSSSFIECSLGQLYKRTDAEGTYRGGPAYYIQHGLQKRWLGMVMAFLLLVTFGFAFNGLQAHAVTHSLNNAFGLDTTYTGLALAVLLGLVFIGGIKRIASIADLLVPVKTLVYIAVTLYVIVLQFDHVPAMLATIVKSAFGLDQAFGGLVGSAIIMGVKRGVFANEAGLGSAPNVAAVASVEHPIAQGVVQAFSVFLDTFVICTCTALLILLSGFYTPGFEGDGIALTQNSLAAVVGDWGRMFISVALALFVFTSIMYNYYLGESNLRFLVGNNRKVLMGYRALVLVLIFWGSIENLGTVFAFADITMTMLAFVNLFALAFLFKIAMRILNDYDNQRAAGIKTPVFDSSQFPDLDLDRKAWPANPVKSEPAAQASAELNAQPQR, from the coding sequence ATGCTCGAAGTCATCAACGACTTCCTCTCAGGGAAAGTACTGATCGTGCTCATTGTCGGGCTCGGCGGTTATTTCACGATTCGCTCGCGTTTCGTTCAATTGCGTCACTTCTTCCACATGTTTTCGGTGTTTAAAGACAGCCTCAAGAGCAGCTCGGGCCAGCTCAGCTCGTTCCAGGCGCTGATGCTCAGCCTGGCCGGCCGTGTGGGTGCCGGTAACATTGCCGGTGTCGGCATTGCCGTGACCCTCGGTGGCCCGGGCGCCGTGTTCTGGATGTGGGTCACCGCGTTGGTGGGCATGTCGTCGAGTTTCATCGAGTGCTCCCTCGGCCAGCTGTACAAACGCACCGACGCCGAAGGCACCTACCGTGGCGGCCCGGCTTACTACATCCAGCACGGCCTGCAAAAACGCTGGTTGGGGATGGTCATGGCGTTCCTGCTGTTGGTGACGTTCGGCTTTGCCTTCAACGGCCTGCAAGCGCACGCCGTGACGCACTCGCTGAACAACGCCTTTGGCCTGGACACCACCTACACCGGCCTGGCGCTGGCAGTATTACTGGGCCTGGTGTTCATCGGCGGGATCAAGCGCATCGCTTCGATCGCCGACCTGCTGGTGCCAGTCAAGACCTTGGTCTACATCGCGGTAACCCTGTACGTGATCGTGCTGCAATTCGACCACGTGCCAGCCATGCTCGCGACCATCGTCAAGAGTGCCTTCGGCCTCGACCAAGCCTTCGGTGGCCTGGTAGGCAGCGCGATCATCATGGGTGTGAAACGCGGCGTGTTCGCCAACGAAGCCGGCTTGGGCAGTGCGCCTAACGTGGCGGCGGTGGCTTCCGTGGAACACCCGATTGCCCAAGGCGTGGTCCAGGCGTTCAGCGTGTTCCTCGACACCTTCGTGATCTGCACCTGTACGGCATTGCTGATCCTGCTTTCCGGTTTCTACACCCCAGGTTTTGAAGGCGACGGCATTGCCCTGACCCAGAACTCCCTGGCCGCCGTGGTCGGCGATTGGGGCCGCATGTTCATCTCGGTGGCCCTGGCGTTGTTCGTGTTCACCTCGATCATGTACAACTACTATCTGGGCGAGAGCAACCTGCGCTTTTTGGTCGGCAACAACCGCAAGGTGTTGATGGGCTATCGCGCGCTGGTGCTGGTGCTGATTTTCTGGGGTTCCATCGAAAACCTCGGCACCGTGTTCGCCTTCGCCGACATCACCATGACGATGCTGGCGTTCGTTAACCTGTTCGCCCTGGCGTTCCTGTTCAAGATCGCCATGCGCATCTTGAATGACTACGACAACCAGCGCGCGGCGGGCATCAAGACCCCGGTGTTCGATTCCAGCCAGTTCCCTGACCTGGACCTGGACCGCAAGGCCTGGCCGGCCAACCCGGTGAAGTCCGAGCCAGCGGCTCAAGCGTCGGCTGAACTGAACGCTCAACCGCAACGCTAA
- a CDS encoding asparaginase: MQSANNVMVLYTGGTIGMQASANGLAPASGFEARMREQLADAQVPTWRFLEMSPLIDSANMTPAYWQRLRTAVVEAVDAGCDAVLILHGTDTLAYSAAAMSFQLLGLPAPVVFTGSMLPAGVPDSDAWENVSGALQALGKGLAPGVHLYFHGALMDPTRCAKIRSFGRHPFAALQRQGGVPRATALPAALEYRQAKGLATVGVLPLVPGIDAAVLDAVIGSGIQALILECFGSGTGPSDNPGFLASLQRAQDQGVVVVAVTQCHEGGVELDVYEAGSRLRGVGVLSGGGMTREAAFGKLNALIGSGLSSDETRSLVETNLCGELG, translated from the coding sequence ATGCAATCAGCCAACAACGTGATGGTGCTCTACACCGGCGGCACCATCGGCATGCAGGCCAGCGCCAACGGCCTGGCCCCGGCATCCGGTTTCGAAGCGCGCATGCGCGAGCAACTGGCCGACGCGCAGGTGCCGACGTGGCGCTTTCTGGAAATGTCACCGCTGATCGACAGCGCCAATATGACCCCCGCCTACTGGCAGCGCCTGCGCACCGCCGTCGTTGAGGCCGTGGACGCAGGCTGCGATGCCGTATTGATCCTGCACGGTACCGACACCCTGGCCTACAGTGCGGCGGCCATGAGCTTCCAACTGCTGGGCCTGCCGGCACCGGTGGTGTTCACCGGCTCGATGCTGCCCGCCGGCGTGCCCGACAGTGATGCCTGGGAAAACGTCAGCGGCGCGCTGCAAGCCTTGGGCAAAGGCTTGGCGCCAGGTGTGCACTTGTACTTCCATGGCGCGCTGATGGACCCGACGCGCTGCGCGAAGATCCGCAGCTTCGGGCGCCATCCCTTCGCCGCCTTGCAACGCCAGGGCGGTGTGCCGCGCGCCACCGCCTTGCCTGCTGCGTTGGAGTATCGCCAAGCCAAGGGCCTCGCCACGGTCGGCGTACTGCCGCTGGTGCCGGGTATCGACGCGGCGGTGCTGGACGCAGTGATCGGCAGCGGCATTCAGGCGTTGATCCTGGAGTGCTTCGGCAGCGGCACCGGGCCAAGCGATAACCCTGGGTTCCTCGCCAGCCTCCAGCGTGCGCAGGACCAGGGAGTGGTGGTGGTTGCGGTCACTCAATGCCATGAAGGCGGCGTGGAACTGGATGTCTACGAAGCCGGCAGCCGTTTGCGCGGCGTGGGCGTGCTGTCCGGTGGCGGCATGACCCGCGAAGCGGCCTTCGGCAAGCTCAATGCACTGATCGGCAGCGGTTTGTCGTCCGACGAGACTCGAAGCCTGGTGGAAACCAACCTGTGCGGCGAACTGGGCTGA
- a CDS encoding AraC family transcriptional regulator — protein MLHSHLTTLNAVSLVLATFKDLGLPSEALLAGSGIGTADLSHADTRITTFQEMQVCANAVARKRDIGLDLGRRMHVSAYGMLGYALLTCATFGDALRLALRYPALLGTLFELSLEADGECIWLTASDYRENPALTAFNVELCLVSLKVICDDLLGRPLPLLGARFEYAAPNYQARYAESFDCRLQFNGPSNAFAFNRSWLNQPLPLADTVTHRAMAERCRKQNTEFTGRQAWLGRVRHLLGAQLHAAPGLEGLAGQMNCSPRTLRRHLHALGCSYQELLDELRFERAKQWLGEDQLPIWRIAEQLGFSETASFRHAFVRWSGVAPSHFRP, from the coding sequence ATGCTGCATTCACACCTGACCACCCTCAATGCCGTCTCGCTGGTGCTGGCGACCTTCAAGGACCTGGGCTTGCCCAGCGAGGCTCTGCTCGCCGGCAGCGGCATAGGCACCGCAGACTTGAGCCACGCCGACACGCGCATCACCACCTTCCAGGAGATGCAGGTGTGCGCCAACGCCGTGGCGCGCAAACGTGACATTGGCCTGGATCTGGGCCGGCGCATGCATGTGTCAGCCTACGGCATGCTCGGTTACGCCCTGCTCACCTGTGCCACCTTCGGTGACGCTTTGAGGTTGGCGCTACGCTACCCGGCGCTGTTGGGAACACTTTTCGAACTGAGCCTGGAGGCGGATGGGGAATGTATCTGGCTGACCGCCAGCGACTACCGGGAAAACCCGGCCCTGACCGCGTTCAACGTGGAACTGTGCCTGGTGTCGCTCAAGGTGATCTGCGATGACCTGCTAGGAAGGCCCCTGCCGTTGCTGGGCGCACGTTTTGAGTATGCGGCGCCGAACTACCAGGCCCGTTACGCCGAATCATTCGATTGCCGGCTGCAGTTCAATGGGCCGTCCAATGCCTTTGCCTTCAACCGAAGCTGGCTCAATCAACCGCTGCCCCTGGCCGACACCGTCACCCATCGCGCCATGGCTGAGCGTTGCCGTAAACAGAACACCGAATTCACCGGGCGCCAAGCCTGGCTCGGGCGCGTGCGCCACCTACTCGGCGCGCAACTGCATGCGGCGCCGGGCCTGGAAGGGCTGGCCGGGCAGATGAACTGCTCACCACGCACCCTGCGCCGACACTTGCACGCCCTCGGGTGCAGCTACCAGGAACTGCTCGACGAACTGCGCTTCGAGCGCGCCAAGCAATGGCTGGGGGAGGATCAACTGCCGATCTGGCGCATCGCCGAGCAACTGGGTTTCAGTGAGACCGCAAGCTTTCGCCACGCCTTCGTGCGCTGGAGCGGCGTGGCCCCGAGTCACTTCCGCCCTTGA
- a CDS encoding histone deacetylase family protein: MLTIYSDDHHLHHGRCELMDGQLMPCFEMPSRADHVLQRVKDRELGPVQAPQDFGLAPLQRIHSRDYLEFFKGAWARWTEFATDGDLLPYTWPARTLRRVLPTSLHGQLGYYSFDGGAPITAGTWQAAYSAAQVALTAQQAIQQGAHSAFALCRPPGHHAASDLMGGYCYLNNAAIAAQAFLDQGHKKVAIIDVDYHHGNGTQSIFYERSDVLFTSIHGHPEAEFPFFLGYADELGEGAGEGFNFNYPLPAGSGWDQWSAALDEACKETERYDADVIVVSLGVDTFKDDPISQFKLDSPDYLAMGRRLARLGKPTLFVMEGGYAVEEIGINAVNVLEGFEQGATR, translated from the coding sequence ATGCTGACGATCTATTCCGACGATCACCATTTGCACCACGGCCGCTGTGAACTGATGGATGGGCAACTGATGCCCTGTTTCGAGATGCCGTCGCGTGCCGACCACGTGTTACAACGGGTCAAGGACCGCGAACTCGGCCCGGTGCAGGCGCCGCAGGATTTCGGCCTGGCGCCGCTGCAACGTATCCACAGCCGCGACTACCTGGAATTTTTCAAAGGTGCCTGGGCGCGCTGGACTGAATTCGCCACCGACGGCGATCTGCTGCCGTATACCTGGCCAGCCCGTACGTTGCGCCGGGTATTGCCGACCAGCCTGCACGGCCAACTGGGTTACTACAGCTTCGACGGCGGCGCACCGATCACCGCCGGCACCTGGCAAGCGGCGTACAGCGCGGCGCAGGTGGCGCTGACCGCGCAACAGGCAATCCAGCAAGGCGCACACAGTGCCTTTGCGCTGTGCCGCCCGCCGGGGCATCACGCCGCCAGCGATTTGATGGGCGGTTATTGCTACCTCAACAACGCCGCCATCGCGGCCCAGGCATTTCTCGACCAGGGCCACAAGAAGGTCGCAATCATTGACGTGGACTACCATCACGGCAACGGCACCCAATCGATTTTCTATGAGCGCAGCGACGTGCTGTTCACCTCGATCCACGGCCACCCGGAAGCGGAATTTCCGTTCTTCCTCGGCTATGCCGACGAGCTGGGCGAAGGCGCGGGAGAAGGCTTCAACTTCAACTATCCGCTGCCTGCCGGTTCGGGTTGGGATCAATGGAGCGCGGCGCTGGACGAGGCCTGTAAGGAAACCGAACGCTATGACGCCGACGTCATCGTGGTGTCTCTGGGCGTAGACACGTTCAAGGACGATCCGATCTCCCAGTTCAAACTCGACAGCCCAGACTATTTGGCCATGGGCCGGCGCCTGGCTCGCCTTGGCAAACCCACGCTGTTCGTGATGGAAGGCGGCTACGCGGTGGAAGAAATCGGCATCAACGCCGTCAACGTGCTCGAAGGTTTCGAACAAGGAGCTACCCGATGA
- a CDS encoding polyamine ABC transporter substrate-binding protein has protein sequence MKLLTTLALCATLLSGAALAEEKTLKVYNWFDYITPKALEDFKAQNPTIKLVYDIFDTNEALEAKLLTGNSGYDVVVPSNVFLAKQIEAGVFQPLDRSQLPNWNHLDPKLMKLIEANDPGNKFAVPYMYGTILIGFNPDKVKAALGPNAPVDSWDLIFKEENLSKLKQCGVAFLDSPSEILPLALQHLGLDPNSSNPKDYVKAEALLMKIRPYITYFHSSKYMADIANGDICVAVGYSGSFSQAANRAKEAKNGVTVDMRLPKEGAPIWFDMLAIPKGAQNPQDAYTFINYLLQPQVIAPVSDFVGYPNPNKDATELVDPAIRNNANLYPTEAAMATLYTLKPLGRDAERARTRAWTKIKSGT, from the coding sequence ATGAAGCTGCTCACTACCCTCGCCTTATGCGCCACGCTCTTGAGCGGCGCGGCCCTGGCCGAAGAAAAAACCCTCAAGGTCTACAACTGGTTCGACTACATCACCCCCAAGGCGCTTGAGGATTTCAAGGCGCAGAACCCGACCATCAAACTGGTCTACGACATCTTCGACACCAACGAAGCCCTGGAAGCCAAGCTGCTCACCGGCAACTCCGGCTATGACGTGGTAGTGCCGTCCAACGTGTTCCTGGCCAAGCAGATCGAAGCCGGTGTGTTCCAGCCCCTCGACCGCAGCCAGTTACCCAACTGGAACCACCTCGACCCCAAGCTGATGAAGCTGATCGAAGCCAACGACCCCGGCAACAAATTCGCCGTGCCCTACATGTACGGCACCATCCTGATCGGCTTCAACCCCGACAAGGTCAAGGCCGCATTGGGGCCGAACGCACCGGTAGACAGTTGGGACCTGATCTTCAAGGAAGAAAACCTCAGCAAGCTCAAGCAATGCGGCGTAGCCTTTCTCGATTCGCCCTCGGAGATCCTGCCACTGGCCTTGCAGCACCTGGGCCTGGACCCCAACAGCAGCAACCCCAAGGACTACGTCAAGGCTGAAGCGCTGCTGATGAAGATCCGCCCCTACATCACCTACTTCCACTCCTCCAAGTACATGGCCGATATCGCCAACGGCGACATCTGCGTGGCCGTGGGTTACTCGGGCAGCTTCTCCCAGGCCGCCAACCGCGCCAAGGAAGCCAAGAATGGTGTGACGGTGGACATGCGCCTGCCTAAAGAAGGCGCGCCGATCTGGTTCGACATGCTCGCTATCCCCAAGGGCGCGCAAAACCCGCAGGACGCCTACACCTTTATCAACTACCTGCTGCAACCCCAGGTGATCGCGCCGGTGAGCGATTTCGTGGGCTACCCCAACCCGAACAAGGATGCGACCGAGTTGGTCGACCCGGCGATTCGCAACAACGCAAACCTGTACCCCACCGAGGCGGCGATGGCCACGCTGTACACCCTCAAACCGCTGGGGCGTGATGCCGAACGCGCGCGGACGCGGGCCTGGACCAAGATCAAATCGGGCACCTGA
- a CDS encoding PLP-dependent aminotransferase family protein, translating into MPPITPPLSFNPAGIELDRRQGLTRQLYEALRQRVLDGRLVSGTRLPASRDLAAALSISRNSVVRAYDQLYAEGFIESRVGDGTYVAQLPTAKKLSTKVSTGFSTGLSPALSTNWLDLPVNSASEVIHRPALGRVQTHHLPAPPPGPPRAFRVGVPAFDLFPFEVWAKLNGAFWRKPDLAKLCYGDPAGDDRLRGLIAAYLRSSRGMQCSAEQIVITSGAQQAISLCAQLLVEPGDGVAVENPGYRAAGHAFALAGGKLHGVPVDGEGIDCQVLNRLQDCRVAYVTPSHQYPLGVVMSLARRLELLAWAERTDGWIIEDDYDGEYRYSGAPLSPLAALDRNGRVLYVGTFGKVAFPALRLGYLVLPPALVDAFARRRAVDMRHSEVSTQAVMAEFMAAGHFQRHIRRMRRAALSRRNVLLAGWPSGLPGVGELPSVAAGLHMTVRVDSLAREQQLLAQAHAVDVEVNGLSSYWLAQSTTPADQRAGLVLGFAAVSEADIAAALARLRQAWRC; encoded by the coding sequence ATGCCGCCCATTACGCCGCCGTTGTCGTTCAACCCTGCCGGTATCGAGCTGGATCGCCGTCAAGGGCTGACGCGCCAGCTGTATGAAGCGCTGCGTCAACGCGTGCTGGACGGGCGATTGGTCAGCGGCACGCGCCTTCCCGCCAGTCGTGACTTGGCGGCTGCACTGTCGATCTCGCGCAATAGCGTGGTGCGCGCCTACGATCAGCTGTACGCAGAAGGGTTTATTGAAAGCCGAGTAGGCGATGGCACTTACGTCGCTCAATTGCCTACGGCAAAAAAACTATCCACAAAAGTATCCACAGGGTTTTCAACAGGCTTATCCCCAGCCTTATCCACAAATTGGTTGGATTTGCCGGTTAATTCCGCCAGTGAAGTTATCCACAGGCCCGCTTTGGGGCGTGTGCAAACTCACCATTTACCGGCGCCGCCTCCCGGGCCGCCACGGGCGTTTCGGGTCGGTGTTCCAGCATTCGATCTGTTTCCATTTGAGGTATGGGCCAAGCTGAATGGGGCTTTCTGGCGCAAGCCCGACTTGGCAAAACTCTGTTATGGCGATCCGGCGGGAGACGACCGCTTGCGTGGCCTGATCGCCGCGTACCTGCGCAGTTCACGGGGCATGCAGTGTTCAGCTGAACAAATTGTGATCACCAGTGGCGCGCAGCAGGCAATCAGCCTTTGTGCACAGCTGCTGGTGGAGCCCGGCGATGGCGTGGCGGTGGAAAACCCCGGCTACCGCGCCGCAGGGCATGCGTTCGCCCTGGCCGGCGGGAAGCTGCACGGTGTGCCCGTGGACGGCGAGGGCATCGATTGCCAGGTGCTCAACCGCTTGCAGGATTGCCGTGTGGCCTATGTCACGCCTTCACATCAGTATCCGTTGGGCGTGGTAATGAGCCTGGCGCGGCGCCTGGAATTGCTGGCCTGGGCCGAACGCACGGATGGCTGGATCATCGAAGACGATTACGACGGAGAGTATCGCTACAGTGGCGCGCCGCTCTCGCCGTTGGCCGCCTTGGACCGCAACGGGCGGGTGCTCTACGTCGGCACCTTTGGCAAAGTGGCCTTTCCGGCGTTGCGCCTCGGTTACCTCGTATTGCCACCGGCGTTGGTAGACGCCTTCGCCCGGCGCCGCGCCGTCGACATGCGCCACTCCGAGGTCAGCACCCAGGCGGTGATGGCTGAATTCATGGCGGCCGGGCATTTCCAGCGGCACATTCGCCGCATGCGCCGGGCCGCGTTGAGCCGGCGCAATGTGTTGTTGGCGGGTTGGCCCAGCGGCCTGCCCGGTGTGGGAGAACTGCCCAGCGTTGCGGCGGGGCTGCATATGACGGTGCGTGTCGACAGCTTGGCCCGCGAGCAGCAATTGCTGGCGCAGGCACACGCGGTGGATGTCGAGGTCAACGGCTTGAGCAGCTACTGGCTGGCGCAGTCGACCACGCCTGCGGACCAACGCGCTGGTCTGGTGTTGGGGTTTGCCGCGGTGTCCGAAGCCGATATCGCCGCGGCACTGGCGCGGTTGCGCCAGGCCTGGCGATGCTGA
- a CDS encoding FMN-binding negative transcriptional regulator: protein MYTPRAFALEDLSELQQLIQHTRLAQLVTVGEQGLQASHLPLLLNPDEGPDGTLYGHLAKANPQWKDLQNGSEALVIFAGAEAYISPSFYPAKAEHGKVVPTWNYIAVHAYGRAEVFTDAERLLGVVSALTDRHEGSRAQPWKVSDAPADYIEGMLKAIVGFALPIERLIGKRKLSQNRSAADIAGVREGLAASVDVRDQTLARFIPQGVPE from the coding sequence ATGTATACGCCCCGTGCCTTTGCCCTCGAAGACTTGTCCGAATTGCAGCAATTGATCCAGCACACCCGCTTGGCGCAGTTGGTGACCGTAGGCGAGCAAGGCCTGCAAGCCAGCCATTTGCCGCTGCTGCTCAACCCCGATGAAGGCCCTGATGGCACACTCTACGGGCACCTGGCTAAGGCCAACCCGCAATGGAAGGACCTGCAAAACGGCAGCGAAGCCCTGGTGATCTTCGCCGGCGCCGAGGCGTATATCAGCCCGTCGTTTTACCCGGCCAAGGCCGAGCACGGCAAAGTCGTGCCCACCTGGAATTACATCGCCGTGCATGCCTACGGCAGGGCCGAGGTGTTTACCGATGCCGAGCGTTTGCTTGGGGTGGTCAGTGCATTGACCGATCGCCATGAAGGCAGCCGCGCTCAGCCGTGGAAAGTCAGCGACGCCCCGGCCGACTACATTGAAGGCATGCTCAAGGCCATTGTCGGCTTTGCGTTGCCGATCGAGCGCCTGATCGGTAAACGCAAACTCAGCCAGAACCGCAGCGCCGCCGACATCGCCGGCGTGCGCGAGGGTCTGGCCGCCAGCGTCGACGTACGCGACCAGACCCTCGCCCGCTTTATCCCCCAAGGAGTCCCAGAATGA
- a CDS encoding GNAT family N-acetyltransferase: MSQIDIRQVTAADHGAWLPLWQAYLKFYNTELPDAVSQSTWQRLIDANEPTYSALAWQDGKAVGMVNFIYHRSNWSIENACYLQDLLVDPAQRGTGVGRKLIEFVYATAKADGCCKVHWLTHETNATAIQLYERIAERPGFIQFRKGL, encoded by the coding sequence ATGAGTCAGATCGACATCCGCCAGGTCACCGCCGCTGACCATGGCGCCTGGCTGCCACTGTGGCAGGCGTACCTGAAGTTCTACAACACCGAACTGCCGGACGCCGTCAGCCAAAGCACCTGGCAGCGCCTGATCGACGCCAACGAGCCGACCTATTCCGCACTGGCCTGGCAGGACGGCAAGGCGGTGGGCATGGTCAACTTCATCTACCACCGCTCCAATTGGAGCATCGAAAACGCCTGCTACCTGCAAGACCTGCTCGTAGACCCCGCTCAACGGGGCACCGGCGTGGGCCGCAAGCTGATCGAGTTTGTCTACGCCACCGCCAAGGCTGACGGCTGCTGTAAGGTTCACTGGCTCACCCACGAGACCAACGCCACCGCGATCCAGCTGTACGAACGCATCGCCGAACGCCCTGGTTTCATCCAATTTCGCAAAGGTCTTTAA
- a CDS encoding GNAT family N-acetyltransferase, producing MSTSLADWKGVPAPTVQLLEGRFIRLEKLDPARHGDDVWQALEGPGADPKLWDYLPYGPFPERSAFNDWLNNHAQHNEPYFFSVVDLKTGQVQGILSLMSIVPAQGRIEIGHVTFGAPMQRSPRSTEAVYLLAKYAFEQGYRRLEWKCNNGNARSKYAAERLGFSFEGVFRQHMVVKGQNRDTAWYSIIDTEWPAIGAGFEAWLSETNQTDSGQVKSLAQCRA from the coding sequence ATGTCCACTTCCCTCGCCGACTGGAAAGGCGTCCCGGCGCCTACCGTGCAACTGCTTGAAGGGCGTTTTATCCGCCTGGAAAAACTCGACCCGGCGCGCCATGGCGATGACGTGTGGCAAGCCCTTGAAGGCCCCGGTGCCGATCCCAAGCTGTGGGACTATTTACCCTACGGGCCTTTTCCTGAGCGCAGTGCGTTCAATGACTGGTTGAACAACCACGCTCAACACAACGAGCCGTACTTCTTCAGCGTGGTCGACCTCAAGACGGGTCAGGTGCAAGGCATCCTCAGCCTGATGTCCATCGTCCCGGCCCAGGGCCGTATCGAAATCGGCCACGTCACCTTTGGCGCGCCGATGCAGCGCTCACCGAGAAGCACCGAAGCGGTATACCTGCTGGCCAAGTATGCGTTCGAGCAGGGCTATCGTCGGCTGGAATGGAAGTGCAATAACGGCAACGCCCGCTCCAAGTACGCCGCAGAGCGCTTGGGGTTCAGTTTTGAAGGGGTGTTCCGCCAGCACATGGTGGTCAAGGGGCAGAACCGGGATACCGCATGGTATTCGATCATCGATACCGAATGGCCGGCGATTGGGGCGGGGTTTGAGGCCTGGTTGTCCGAGACTAACCAGACAGATTCAGGCCAGGTGAAAAGCCTGGCGCAGTGCCGGGCTTAA